A region of Thermoplasmataceae archaeon DNA encodes the following proteins:
- a CDS encoding diphthine--ammonia ligase, translating to MVGRPDALKPKAAVSWSTGKDSAYALLRTLAEGKYDVIALLTTVTTTYNRVSMHGVRQDLLLEQARRIGLPVVEAKIPSKSDNATYEASMANATQELRGMGVTHIIFGDIFLQDVRDYRESKMRGTGIEPVFPLWGNNTKSLAEEIISSGIKARIVSLDPTKLDRKFGGSEFDMDFLRTIPKEVDPCGEKGEFHTLVYDAPFFRLPIPVTNGDSVDREGFYFTDVTVVAR from the coding sequence GGCCGCCCTGATGCGCTCAAGCCAAAAGCAGCAGTTTCCTGGAGCACAGGAAAAGATTCCGCATACGCACTTCTCAGGACACTGGCTGAGGGAAAGTATGACGTTATAGCCCTCCTCACAACAGTTACCACGACGTACAACAGGGTAAGCATGCATGGCGTACGCCAAGATCTTCTGCTAGAACAGGCACGCAGGATAGGTTTGCCGGTGGTTGAAGCCAAGATACCGTCCAAGAGTGACAATGCTACGTATGAGGCAAGCATGGCAAATGCAACACAAGAACTGAGAGGTATGGGAGTTACACACATTATCTTCGGTGACATATTCCTGCAAGATGTCAGAGATTACCGTGAATCTAAAATGAGAGGGACCGGAATCGAGCCCGTATTTCCGCTCTGGGGAAATAATACTAAATCACTGGCAGAGGAGATCATTTCCTCCGGAATAAAAGCCAGGATAGTGAGTCTTGACCCTACCAAACTTGATAGAAAGTTTGGCGGATCAGAATTTGACATGGATTTTTTGCGAACTATACCTAAAGAAGTGGATCCCTGTGGAGAAAAGGGAGAATTCCATACCCTTGTATATGATGCTCCATTTTTCAGACTTCCGATACCGGTAACAAATGGGGACTCCGTGGACAGGGAAGGTTTCTATTTTACCGATGTAACCGTTGTGGCCAGATAG
- a CDS encoding HAD-IC family P-type ATPase, whose protein sequence is MPGEGDIETNTIIGDEISLYLYIHYTPMDAGISSDTSASPSRTLKLLGVNADTGLSQHEAESRLKLYGQNSLPASEKEGIFRIFLKQVRDPFILILIIIGLIYLLIGTPVESISVIIIVFIVLSIEIYNVYKARISLLALRSLVSPKAWVLRGGSAVEIPVTRIVPGDVVLIHAGERIPADGIILECFGLDVDESSLTGESVPVSKLAFTGHENVSGDSSSYMIISGTLVVQGSGKFAIVSTGARTELGKVSASVKNEVEPKTQLEISLGTASKFLLGIALFFSVLVPLIGILHGNPLNQMILTGLSMAFATVPEELPILITITLAIGAYALSKKRAIVKGLKAAQTLGTVTIIATDKTGTLTENQMSVGHIMQGEELYDANHAVGDNLLIAALLATGSLTTDSKISGIYREPMEIAISNYTRHHGINLENVRNEFVPVNEFAFDASRRLASYIYKTPLGTRSSPVALLKQYLKDAQNTLQMVVKLKWICLKGTGILSLSPPDKWQSWEKEPLLYLIPDLTP, encoded by the coding sequence ATGCCAGGAGAAGGAGATATCGAGACTAACACAATAATTGGTGATGAGATAAGCCTATACCTTTATATTCATTACACACCAATGGATGCTGGCATTAGCAGTGATACATCTGCCAGTCCAAGCCGAACGCTCAAGCTGCTTGGCGTCAACGCCGATACTGGCCTCTCACAACATGAAGCTGAGTCCAGATTAAAACTGTATGGTCAGAATTCACTCCCGGCGTCTGAAAAAGAGGGTATTTTCCGTATTTTCCTTAAACAGGTGAGGGACCCATTTATCCTCATATTGATAATAATTGGGTTGATTTACCTGCTTATTGGGACTCCAGTTGAGTCTATTTCTGTAATAATCATAGTATTCATCGTACTGTCGATAGAGATATATAACGTTTACAAAGCAAGAATTTCCCTACTTGCCTTAAGATCACTGGTGTCTCCAAAAGCTTGGGTACTTCGGGGTGGTTCCGCTGTGGAGATTCCTGTCACCCGTATAGTACCTGGAGATGTTGTGCTCATTCATGCGGGTGAGAGGATACCTGCAGACGGGATCATATTAGAATGCTTTGGCCTTGATGTAGACGAATCCTCCCTCACAGGAGAGTCTGTACCTGTCAGCAAACTGGCATTTACGGGACATGAGAATGTATCAGGTGATTCCAGTTCATACATGATCATCTCTGGAACACTTGTGGTTCAGGGAAGTGGTAAATTCGCCATAGTGTCGACTGGTGCGAGGACTGAACTGGGAAAAGTCTCAGCGTCTGTAAAGAATGAGGTTGAGCCAAAAACGCAACTGGAAATTTCCCTTGGCACCGCATCCAAATTTCTCTTGGGAATTGCTCTCTTCTTCAGTGTCCTGGTGCCTCTCATAGGCATTCTCCATGGGAATCCACTTAATCAAATGATTCTGACTGGATTGTCAATGGCTTTCGCAACTGTTCCTGAAGAATTACCAATATTGATTACCATTACACTGGCCATAGGTGCATATGCTCTTTCGAAGAAACGGGCAATTGTGAAAGGCTTGAAGGCAGCTCAGACACTAGGCACTGTCACGATCATTGCTACAGACAAGACCGGTACACTGACCGAGAACCAGATGAGCGTGGGGCATATAATGCAAGGTGAGGAACTGTATGATGCGAATCATGCTGTCGGTGATAATTTACTGATCGCTGCCTTACTCGCCACAGGATCACTAACAACTGATAGCAAGATATCTGGTATCTACAGAGAACCCATGGAGATAGCCATATCTAATTATACAAGACATCATGGGATTAATCTGGAAAACGTTCGCAATGAATTTGTTCCAGTGAATGAATTTGCTTTTGATGCTTCAAGGAGGCTTGCGTCCTACATTTATAAAACTCCATTGGGCACGCGATCTTCACCAGTGGCGCTCCTGAAGCAGTACTTGAAAGATGCACAAAATACTCTACAAATGGTGGTGAAGCTGAAATGGATATGTCTGAAGGGTACAGGGATTTTGTCCTTGAGTCCGCCAGACAAATGGCAAAGTTGGGAGAAAGAACCATTGCTGTATCTTATTCCAGATCTTACTCCATAA
- a CDS encoding HAD-IC family P-type ATPase produces MDMSEGYRDFVLESARQMAKLGERTIAVSYSRSYSITNDRNKAENCLVFIGLFSFIDPPRKGVKEAIKMCQSSGIRVIMLTGDHPDTAAAIGRMVGINETGDILTGEMIRSMNDAELVKSVQNHLIFSRITHGEKLRIVRTLQSLGEIIAVTGDGVNDTPALKAAEIGIAMGIRGTDAAKEAADMIIEDDDFQTIADAVFEGRRMQYTLRKGIRYYITVKLSLISILLVPIILIIPFPFLPIQIIIMELFMDVGALWGFLYEKEEAGVVQKRPPGKRSSFITMEMLRSIVTGTIGIFAAVSFVYLYLFYVNHNLSQAQMGAFVTWSLSQLVLAQNLRTEFQPVIKKGFFSNPIILAWGIIIAGILLTVDIYAPLHSIVDTSSLGIAEWLLIIAAAIMSSSWMEIIKFFRKDHKVGHAGEADS; encoded by the coding sequence ATGGATATGTCTGAAGGGTACAGGGATTTTGTCCTTGAGTCCGCCAGACAAATGGCAAAGTTGGGAGAAAGAACCATTGCTGTATCTTATTCCAGATCTTACTCCATAACCAATGACAGAAATAAAGCTGAGAATTGTCTGGTATTCATTGGTTTGTTCAGTTTTATCGACCCTCCAAGAAAAGGGGTGAAAGAAGCGATAAAAATGTGTCAGAGCTCCGGAATTCGAGTTATAATGTTGACGGGGGACCATCCTGATACTGCAGCGGCCATTGGAAGAATGGTTGGGATTAATGAAACCGGTGATATACTGACTGGCGAGATGATAAGATCAATGAATGATGCTGAACTGGTAAAAAGTGTTCAGAACCATCTAATTTTTTCCAGAATAACGCATGGAGAAAAATTGAGAATTGTCAGGACACTTCAGAGTCTTGGAGAAATTATTGCTGTAACGGGTGATGGGGTAAATGATACCCCAGCGCTCAAGGCGGCCGAAATAGGGATAGCCATGGGGATCAGGGGGACTGATGCAGCAAAAGAGGCTGCGGACATGATCATTGAAGATGATGATTTCCAGACTATTGCTGATGCCGTGTTTGAGGGAAGAAGGATGCAATACACCTTGAGGAAAGGCATCAGATATTACATAACAGTCAAGCTTTCGCTAATTTCTATTCTCCTTGTCCCTATCATACTCATAATACCTTTTCCGTTCCTTCCCATTCAGATTATAATTATGGAACTTTTCATGGACGTAGGGGCACTGTGGGGATTCCTCTACGAGAAGGAAGAAGCTGGAGTTGTGCAGAAACGTCCGCCCGGAAAGAGATCGAGCTTTATTACGATGGAAATGTTGCGTTCAATCGTGACTGGGACAATCGGGATTTTTGCCGCTGTTTCTTTCGTATACCTGTACCTGTTTTATGTTAATCATAACTTGTCGCAAGCGCAAATGGGAGCATTCGTAACGTGGTCACTTTCACAGTTGGTCTTGGCCCAGAACCTGAGGACCGAGTTTCAGCCCGTGATTAAAAAGGGTTTCTTTTCCAATCCAATTATACTTGCATGGGGCATTATAATAGCGGGCATTCTTCTAACCGTAGATATTTATGCGCCACTTCACTCGATTGTAGACACCTCATCACTCGGGATAGCTGAGTGGTTGTTGATAATAGCCGCAGCAATAATGTCAAGTTCTTGGATGGAAATTATAAAATTTTTCAGAAAAGATCACAAAGTAGGACACGCTGGCGAGGCTGATTCCTGA